The genome window AAACTGCATCCTGGTCGCGCTGGCTGCACACTTATCTTTCAATGATCAGTTTTATTGTGGTGCTATTTTTTGCCGCTACCGGGTTTACCCTTAACCATGCGGATTGGTTTAGCAATAAACCCGTTATAAAAAAATATACAGGTGTGCTTAACGCCAAATGGGTAAAAACAAAGGATACCGCGTCAGTAGATAAACTTGATATAGTTGAGTTTTTGCGCCGGACGAACGGTTTAAAAGGCTCAGTCAGCGATTTAAGAATTGAGAATAACGACGTATCTGTTTCATTTAACGGGCCAGGCTACGCGGCTGATGTATTTATTGACCGGGATAATGGTGGTTATAAAATTACAGAAACCCGGCTTGGGCTGGTAGCCATCTTAAACGACCTGCACAAAGGCCGGGACACCGGGAAAGGCTGGAGCGTGACGATAGATTTAGTAGCGCTATTCATGATCTTAGTTTCGCTTACCGGGATAATCATGATGTGTTTCATCAAGAAAAAGCGATCAAACGGTTTGCTGTTAGGCGTACTTGGGTTTGTAGTGGTTTACCTGTTGTATATATTTTTAGTAAAGTAATCTCGTCTGAAGCCAGACTTTCTCAATTCCCCCTTACTGCCAATTTGACAAAAAAAACACTTTGGAACGAGCCTTGATATGTGCACGTTAGTTAAATACAACTAATTTAAACAATAAAAGATTATGCAAGAAAAAGGCACGATTTCGATCCATACCGAGAACATTTTCCCGATAATTAAGAAATTTCTATACTCTGATACCGAGATTTTTTTGCGGGAGCTGGTTTCAAATGCCATTGACGCTACTCAAAAAATAAAAAGATTAAGCTCACTGGGGCAATATAATGGCGAACTTGGCGATTTGCGCGTTGAAGTTTCATTTGATGAAAAAGCTAAAACCATCACCATTTCTGACAATGGCTTGGGTATGACCGCTGAAGAGATCAAAAAATACATTAACCAGATAGCTTTTTCAGGAGCCACAGAATTTGTTGAGAAATTTAAAGAAGCCAAAGATGCCAACGAGATCATCGGACGTTTTGGCCTGGGCTTTTACTCTGCATTTATGGTTGCTGACAGGGTTGAAATAGAAACCTTATCTTACCAGGAAGGCGCTGAACCTGCACATTGGACATGCGACGGCAGTACAGAGTTTGAAATTAGCGAAGGCAGCCTTGCAGAAAGAGGTACAGAAATAACCCTGCACATTAACAAAGATTCAGAAGAATTTTTAAGCCAGCAGCGCCTGCAGGAAATATTGGATAAGTATTGTAAGTTTTTACCGGTACCTATCAAATTCGGCACAAAAACCGAAACTGAAGATGATGGTGAGGATGAAGAAGGTAAACCAAAATACAAAACTATTGAGGTTGATAACATCATCAATGACACAAACCCGATCTGGACTAAAGCACCTGCAG of Mucilaginibacter xinganensis contains these proteins:
- a CDS encoding PepSY-associated TM helix domain-containing protein is translated as MTEQTTNSSAPDKRRATKHNKNGWKKQTASWSRWLHTYLSMISFIVVLFFAATGFTLNHADWFSNKPVIKKYTGVLNAKWVKTKDTASVDKLDIVEFLRRTNGLKGSVSDLRIENNDVSVSFNGPGYAADVFIDRDNGGYKITETRLGLVAILNDLHKGRDTGKGWSVTIDLVALFMILVSLTGIIMMCFIKKKRSNGLLLGVLGFVVVYLLYIFLVK